Proteins co-encoded in one Bacteroidales bacterium genomic window:
- a CDS encoding glycosyltransferase — translation MKKVIVSVTNDLITDQRVHRVCSTLHGFGFNVLLVGRKLKNSLAVDKRNYSTVRLKLLFTRGFLFYAEYNIRLFFYLLFHKEDILLSNDLDTLPANFLVKKIKNKILVFDSHEYFPEVPELSGRKFTKNFWLKIEKFILPKIKHAYTVNGSLAGIYKEKYNTDFKVIRNVPYKNEDELKKIDFSGFKGKKIILYQGALNIGRGIEELIKTMKYIENAVFLIIGDGDISNELKNLVNELKFENKVRFFGKIPLSELKSYTKYADIGISLEENMGLNYYYSLPNKLFDYIQSKVPVLVSDFPEMANIVNKYNIGIILKERTIEKIAEKINLMLNNNDLRSEWKKNLEFAAGELCWENEEKELIKLFNEIVT, via the coding sequence ATGAAAAAAGTAATCGTTTCGGTTACCAATGATTTAATTACAGACCAGCGTGTACACAGGGTTTGCTCTACCTTACATGGGTTTGGATTTAATGTATTATTAGTTGGTCGTAAATTAAAAAACAGTTTAGCTGTTGATAAAAGAAATTATTCTACAGTCAGGCTAAAGTTATTATTTACACGAGGCTTTTTGTTTTATGCAGAATATAATATAAGATTATTCTTTTATTTATTATTTCACAAAGAGGATATATTATTATCTAATGACCTTGATACTTTACCAGCTAATTTCCTTGTTAAAAAAATCAAAAATAAAATTTTGGTTTTTGACAGTCATGAATATTTCCCTGAAGTACCTGAATTGTCGGGAAGAAAATTTACTAAAAATTTCTGGTTAAAGATTGAAAAATTTATTTTACCGAAAATCAAACATGCATATACAGTAAATGGGTCATTAGCAGGTATTTATAAAGAAAAGTATAATACAGATTTCAAAGTTATCAGGAATGTTCCTTATAAAAATGAAGATGAATTAAAGAAAATTGATTTTTCTGGATTTAAAGGGAAAAAGATAATTTTATATCAGGGAGCCTTAAATATAGGTCGTGGAATTGAAGAGCTTATAAAGACTATGAAATATATTGAAAATGCTGTATTTTTAATTATCGGAGATGGGGATATAAGTAATGAATTAAAAAATCTGGTAAACGAATTAAAATTTGAAAATAAAGTCAGGTTTTTTGGTAAAATACCACTTTCAGAACTAAAAAGTTATACAAAATATGCAGATATTGGCATATCTTTAGAAGAAAATATGGGATTAAACTATTATTATTCATTACCAAATAAATTGTTTGATTATATACAAAGTAAGGTTCCTGTATTAGTTTCTGATTTTCCTGAAATGGCTAATATTGTGAATAAATATAACATAGGAATTATTTTAAAGGAAAGGACAATTGAAAAAATTGCAGAAAAAATAAATCTAATGCTTAATAATAATGATTTAAGAAGTGAATGGAAAAAAAACCTTGAGTTTGCTGCCGGCGAACTCTGTTGGGAAAATGAGGAAAAAGAATTAATAAAACTATTTAATGAAATTGTAACTTAA
- a CDS encoding AMP-binding protein — MLEKIKSNIYEFSERNAFCIKDVYYTYNEFGKYISSISKFFNTSKNRRKNQIVGIITTDDIETYASIFALWFHGFTFLPINPKNPKSRNQKMLDQTNVSFILSTIRDIDNIIDKDNYTIYYTDNLNIDTLDIEISNYHKDNYLYLIFTSGSTGVPKGVPITVNNLFSFINAFIDLGYKINHQDRFLQIYDLSFDASFHSYVLPVYLGACVYTVPFDGIKYLDAYKILEKYDITFAKMPPSTINFLRPYFKSIKLSKLKYSLFGGESLYVDLAEEWKKCVPNAIIQNVYGPTEATINCLYYSYKNKNDKPKVYNGIISIGKPSKNITAIVIDENLNIVRDGVKGELCVAGNQITPGYWKDEKKNEELFFLLENKGEKQKFYRTGDIVFKDEEGDYLFCGRKDNQVQIQGYRVELGEIEGFAREFLKGINTTAIYNKKSTGNSEIILFIESVEKEIMDLKIFLESRLPIYMLPSKFIFLPKFPLNISGKIDRKQISKTFINE, encoded by the coding sequence ATGTTAGAAAAAATTAAATCAAATATATATGAATTTTCAGAACGTAATGCCTTTTGCATAAAAGATGTTTATTATACATACAATGAATTTGGTAAATATATTTCCTCAATAAGTAAATTTTTTAATACTTCAAAGAATCGAAGAAAAAATCAAATAGTTGGCATTATAACAACTGATGATATTGAAACATATGCATCAATTTTTGCTCTTTGGTTTCATGGTTTTACATTTCTTCCAATTAATCCAAAAAATCCGAAAAGTAGAAATCAAAAAATGTTAGACCAAACAAATGTTTCTTTTATTTTATCAACGATTAGGGATATTGATAATATTATTGATAAAGATAATTATACAATATATTATACTGATAATCTAAACATTGATACTTTAGATATTGAAATTTCAAATTATCATAAAGATAATTACTTATATCTTATTTTTACGTCAGGAAGTACAGGAGTACCTAAGGGTGTTCCTATAACTGTTAATAATTTGTTTTCTTTTATAAATGCTTTTATAGATTTAGGATATAAAATAAATCATCAGGACAGATTTCTCCAAATATATGACCTGTCATTTGATGCTTCATTTCATTCATATGTCTTGCCTGTATATTTGGGTGCATGTGTTTATACTGTCCCATTTGATGGTATTAAATATCTTGATGCATATAAGATATTAGAAAAATATGATATAACATTTGCTAAAATGCCTCCTTCAACTATTAACTTTCTTAGACCTTATTTTAAATCTATCAAACTATCTAAATTAAAATATTCATTATTTGGAGGTGAATCTTTGTATGTGGATTTAGCTGAGGAATGGAAAAAATGTGTTCCAAATGCTATTATTCAGAATGTTTATGGGCCAACTGAGGCTACTATTAATTGTTTATATTATTCATACAAAAATAAAAATGACAAACCAAAAGTATATAATGGAATAATATCTATTGGAAAACCTTCAAAGAATATTACTGCAATAGTAATTGATGAAAATTTGAATATTGTAAGAGATGGAGTAAAAGGAGAATTATGTGTAGCAGGTAATCAAATTACTCCGGGGTATTGGAAAGATGAAAAAAAAAATGAAGAATTATTTTTTTTACTTGAAAACAAAGGTGAAAAACAGAAATTTTATCGTACAGGTGATATTGTTTTTAAAGATGAGGAAGGTGATTATTTATTTTGTGGCAGAAAAGATAATCAAGTACAAATTCAGGGATATCGTGTTGAATTAGGCGAAATTGAAGGTTTTGCAAGAGAGTTTTTAAAAGGAATAAATACTACTGCTATTTATAATAAAAAATCTACCGGAAATAGTGAAATAATATTATTTATTGAAAGTGTTGAGAAAGAAATAATGGATTTAAAAATTTTTCTCGAATCAAGATTACCTATTTACATGCTCCCATCAAAATTTATATTTTTACCAAAATTCCCTTTAAATATTAGTGGTAAAATTGACAGGAAACAAATTAGTAAAACCTTTATAAATGAATGA
- a CDS encoding polysaccharide deacetylase family protein: MILIYSQNTSARLEFICKLIFFDILGIQYKITTNTIEFLDYNNAKINYSNTDFDDAVEIKPHHLLFEKGINRQNITVTLWNDLPVFFQKPSVSELPFDIFAASFYLVSRYEEYLTFIPDIHNRFSAKQSLAYKNGFLEKPIVNQWVMLLKNILEQKFPEIKFPEKKYNFISTIDVDNAYAYLNKGFLRTFAATFLSILKFNFNDNVRRYKVLLKKSNDPFNTFNYIRNIHDKYNIKPVYFFLVGKYGKYDKNISVKNSNFQKLIKDLSVKFEIGIHPSYNSNKDIEILKNEKNNLSEIINKEIKKSRNHFLKICFPSTYQNLLKSGITEEHSMAYASCVGFRASICTPFKFYDLALEKETELTVYPFAIMDATLKYYLKYDINDAIDKTSEIINEIKKVNGTFISLWHNESLSEIREWKNWKKVFEKMIQLAIND, translated from the coding sequence ATGATACTGATATATTCTCAAAATACTTCAGCAAGATTAGAATTTATTTGCAAATTAATATTTTTTGATATTCTTGGAATACAATATAAAATTACGACAAACACTATAGAATTTCTTGATTATAATAATGCAAAAATTAATTATTCAAATACTGATTTTGATGATGCAGTTGAAATTAAACCCCATCATTTATTATTTGAAAAAGGAATTAACAGACAGAATATAACAGTTACACTTTGGAATGATTTACCGGTTTTTTTTCAAAAACCTTCTGTATCTGAATTACCTTTTGATATTTTTGCGGCAAGTTTTTACCTTGTATCAAGGTATGAAGAATACCTTACATTTATTCCTGATATTCATAACAGATTTTCAGCAAAACAAAGCCTTGCATATAAAAACGGATTTCTTGAAAAACCTATTGTTAACCAGTGGGTTATGCTTTTAAAGAATATATTAGAACAAAAATTTCCTGAAATAAAATTTCCTGAAAAAAAATATAATTTCATTTCAACAATTGATGTAGATAATGCTTATGCATATTTGAATAAAGGTTTTTTACGCACATTTGCAGCAACTTTTTTATCTATTCTGAAATTTAATTTTAATGATAATGTCAGAAGATATAAAGTATTATTAAAAAAAAGCAATGACCCTTTTAATACTTTCAATTATATCAGGAATATTCATGATAAATATAATATTAAACCTGTATATTTTTTTCTTGTAGGAAAATACGGGAAATATGATAAAAATATTTCTGTAAAAAATAGTAATTTTCAGAAACTTATAAAGGATTTATCAGTAAAGTTTGAGATAGGAATTCATCCTTCATATAATTCTAATAAAGATATTGAAATACTTAAAAATGAAAAAAATAATTTATCTGAAATTATTAATAAAGAAATAAAAAAATCAAGAAATCATTTTTTAAAAATTTGTTTTCCTTCAACTTACCAGAATTTGTTAAAATCAGGTATAACTGAGGAACATTCAATGGCTTATGCATCTTGTGTTGGGTTTAGAGCAAGTATTTGTACACCGTTTAAGTTTTATGACCTTGCTTTGGAAAAAGAAACCGAATTAACAGTTTATCCCTTTGCAATTATGGATGCCACATTAAAATATTATTTAAAATACGATATTAACGATGCTATTGATAAAACGAGTGAAATTATTAATGAAATTAAAAAAGTAAATGGAACATTTATAAGTTTATGGCATAATGAATCGTTAAGTGAAATAAGAGAATGGAAAAACTGGAAAAAAGTGTTTGAAAAAATGATACAACTTGCGATTAACGATTGA
- a CDS encoding polysaccharide deacetylase family protein yields the protein MIYKNFIIRTLSALTSKRLILPFYHTISNKKLIHIKHLYNIRSEKEFKKDLDFFLSNYKPIDLYELIDIVNGNKKIKKNMFFLSFDDGLSEVYEVIAPILKEKGVPTTIFLNSGFIDNKDLFFRYKASILIEKIQNLKSADKQLAEVEKILKNKHWFNKNICHSILKIGYEQKYILEKIATIVQVDFKEYLKQYKPYLSTEQIQKLIDDGFTIGSHSIVHPEYQYLELSEQIRQTKESIDFITNNFNINYKAFAFPFTDYGVKKEFFEVIYNEHNPIIDISFGTAGIKNDVFVRNLQRIPVEEYNSNSKNIIIKEYINYILKLIFYKTKIRRK from the coding sequence ATGATATATAAAAACTTTATTATCAGAACATTATCGGCTTTAACTTCGAAAAGATTAATTCTTCCGTTTTATCATACTATTAGTAATAAAAAACTAATACACATAAAACACCTTTATAATATCAGGAGTGAAAAAGAATTTAAAAAAGACCTTGATTTTTTTCTTAGCAATTATAAACCAATTGATTTGTATGAATTAATTGATATTGTGAATGGCAACAAAAAAATTAAAAAAAACATGTTCTTTTTATCTTTTGATGATGGTTTAAGTGAAGTTTATGAAGTAATAGCCCCAATTTTAAAAGAAAAAGGAGTACCTACAACTATTTTTTTAAATTCAGGATTTATTGACAATAAGGATTTATTTTTTCGTTATAAAGCAAGTATTTTAATTGAAAAAATTCAAAACCTGAAATCTGCTGACAAACAACTTGCCGAAGTTGAAAAAATATTAAAAAATAAACATTGGTTTAATAAAAACATTTGCCATTCTATACTTAAAATCGGGTATGAACAAAAATATATCTTAGAAAAAATAGCAACAATAGTTCAGGTTGATTTTAAGGAATATTTAAAACAATATAAACCATATTTATCAACTGAACAGATTCAAAAACTTATTGATGATGGTTTTACAATTGGTTCTCATTCAATTGTTCATCCTGAATATCAGTATCTTGAACTGAGTGAGCAAATTCGCCAGACAAAAGAAAGTATTGATTTTATTACAAACAATTTTAATATAAATTATAAAGCATTTGCTTTTCCATTCACTGATTATGGAGTTAAAAAGGAGTTTTTCGAAGTAATTTATAATGAACATAACCCAATAATTGATATTTCATTTGGAACAGCAGGAATAAAAAATGATGTGTTTGTAAGAAATTTACAGAGAATACCTGTTGAAGAATATAATTCAAATTCAAAAAATATTATAATAAAAGAATATATAAATTATATTCTCAAGTTAATTTTTTATAAAACTAAAATAAGAAGAAAATAA
- a CDS encoding GNAT family N-acetyltransferase has translation MNDLHDEVIISAIEKNLFEFYKLTGKSKFVKFIETNNYSYVKTNPNAWPNFIFDIKNITDDCSKLTDEIVTEIIENKAPPFLIYKYDNSINTFEHLLANGNIRPIIQWAGMACRYDKFNELKQNEELQIEIINNEQQLIDWINIINNEILQNKKINRKIFNELILNKKTNLFIGYYKNIPVCTSLAFEENNTGGLYLIATNSNYRNKGFGTQITYATIKYLLSKNNKLIVLQATKSGKKIYSNLGFKEYCKFNIAWMLGK, from the coding sequence ATGAATGACTTACATGATGAAGTAATAATCAGTGCAATAGAAAAAAATTTATTTGAATTTTATAAATTAACAGGCAAATCAAAGTTTGTTAAATTCATTGAAACCAATAATTATTCTTATGTAAAAACAAATCCAAATGCTTGGCCAAACTTTATTTTTGATATTAAAAATATTACTGATGATTGTTCTAAACTAACAGATGAAATAGTAACAGAAATTATTGAAAACAAAGCACCGCCATTTCTAATTTATAAATATGATAACTCTATAAATACTTTTGAACATTTACTTGCTAATGGGAACATACGTCCAATAATACAATGGGCTGGTATGGCATGTCGTTATGATAAATTCAATGAATTAAAACAAAATGAGGAATTGCAAATAGAAATTATTAATAATGAGCAACAATTAATTGATTGGATAAATATAATTAATAATGAAATACTCCAAAATAAAAAAATTAACAGAAAAATATTTAATGAACTTATTTTAAATAAAAAAACTAATTTGTTTATTGGATATTATAAAAATATTCCTGTTTGTACTTCTTTGGCTTTTGAAGAAAATAATACAGGTGGATTATATTTAATTGCTACGAATAGTAATTACAGAAATAAAGGTTTTGGAACACAAATTACATATGCAACTATAAAATATTTATTATCAAAAAATAATAAACTAATAGTTTTACAAGCTACTAAATCGGGTAAAAAAATATATTCAAATTTAGGATTTAAAGAATATTGTAAATTTAACATTGCCTGGATGTTAGGAAAATAA
- a CDS encoding acyl carrier protein: MENDILLKELIKIFQKVFNTIKIELSTTAKDVKGWDSLNHIILISKIEEHYNIKFELSEIINFTTVEDIYDCIKKKTNL, translated from the coding sequence ATGGAAAATGATATTTTATTAAAAGAACTGATTAAAATATTTCAAAAAGTATTTAATACTATAAAAATTGAACTTTCAACTACTGCAAAAGATGTAAAAGGTTGGGATTCATTAAATCATATAATTTTAATATCAAAAATTGAAGAACATTACAATATAAAATTTGAACTTTCAGAAATAATAAATTTTACAACAGTAGAAGATATTTATGATTGTATAAAGAAAAAGACAAATTTATGA